The following coding sequences are from one Candidatus Aminicenantes bacterium window:
- a CDS encoding ornithine cyclodeaminase produces the protein MVQVGKTPRRSAAILIRRGEMAAHFTMGEAIECMSCAFAGLSAGTSVVPGRYVVDSPDGGLTLLMKPAFSGDQRASGVKVLSQRNTGPVRGVPTITGIVLLFDSRTGELLAMLDGEFITAIRTGAAGGLATDLLAPEESRNLALFGCGAQGRTQLEAVCTVRPIERIWIFDTSRERAEFFLEEMGQRIPAEIVIAHDLSVLEEADIVCTATNATRPLFGREHIRPGTHINAVGSFKPHMQELDPELIRLSRIFLDDQSACIRESGDLVKAVLRFGNLDDQIIGGIGDLVLGKITGRTSPGEITLFKSVGTAIQDLAVADRIYQKSRKLGFGEEVRFYE, from the coding sequence ATGGTCCAAGTCGGAAAAACTCCCCGAAGATCCGCTGCCATCCTGATCCGGAGGGGGGAGATGGCGGCTCACTTCACCATGGGCGAGGCCATCGAATGCATGTCTTGCGCCTTTGCCGGGCTTTCTGCAGGTACCAGCGTGGTACCCGGGCGGTACGTGGTGGATTCGCCCGACGGTGGACTGACTTTGCTGATGAAGCCGGCTTTTTCCGGTGATCAACGCGCATCTGGAGTGAAAGTCCTCTCTCAGCGGAATACGGGGCCGGTTCGAGGTGTTCCCACCATTACCGGGATCGTCCTGCTTTTCGATAGCCGGACTGGTGAACTGCTGGCCATGCTGGATGGTGAGTTTATCACCGCCATCCGTACCGGTGCCGCCGGTGGACTGGCCACGGACCTGCTTGCCCCAGAGGAATCCCGGAACCTGGCGCTTTTCGGTTGCGGCGCCCAGGGGCGCACCCAATTGGAGGCGGTCTGCACCGTCCGGCCAATTGAAAGGATCTGGATATTCGACACCTCCAGGGAGCGGGCGGAGTTTTTTCTGGAAGAGATGGGACAGAGGATCCCGGCGGAAATCGTGATCGCCCATGACCTCTCGGTACTGGAGGAGGCGGATATTGTCTGCACCGCCACCAACGCCACCCGGCCCCTGTTCGGCCGGGAACATATCCGGCCGGGGACGCACATCAACGCCGTCGGTTCATTCAAGCCCCACATGCAGGAGTTGGACCCGGAACTGATCCGGTTGTCGCGAATCTTCCTGGATGACCAAAGCGCCTGTATTAGAGAAAGTGGTGACCTCGTCAAGGCCGTGCTACGATTCGGCAACCTGGACGATCAGATCATCGGCGGGATCGGTGATCTGGTATTGGGTAAGATCACAGGCAGGACTTCGCCCGGGGAAATCACCCTGTTCAAGAGTGTGGGTACCGCCATCCAGGACCTGGCCGTGGCCGACAGGATCTATCAGAAATCCCGCAAACTGGGATTCGGAGAGGAAGTCCGGTTTTATGAATAG
- a CDS encoding DUF2007 domain-containing protein — translation MPENLAELLVTDGLMEAEIIRAKLDSFGIPCMLKFESVGRLLAISMNGLGKVRIMVPPDRLEEARELMAVDVDNGEESTDSDNPR, via the coding sequence ATGCCGGAAAACCTGGCTGAATTGCTGGTGACTGATGGCCTTATGGAGGCCGAGATCATCCGCGCCAAGCTGGATAGTTTCGGCATTCCCTGCATGCTGAAGTTCGAATCGGTCGGCCGCTTGCTGGCCATCTCCATGAACGGTCTGGGCAAGGTGAGGATCATGGTGCCCCCGGATCGCCTGGAAGAGGCGCGGGAACTCATGGCCGTTGATGTGGACAACGGCGAAGAAAGCACGGATTCCGACAACCCCCGTTGA
- a CDS encoding ketoacyl-ACP synthase III has product MKRVRIIGTGSYLPERVMTNEDWSRLVDTSDEWITSRTGIKERHFAADNEATSDLVAKACQKAVADAGLELTDIDTLIVATVTPDTAFPSTANWAQKKMGIPPIPSFDIGAACSGFLYGLIVAQSLLLTGASRRILVSGAEVLSRMMNWEDRNTCVLFGDGAGAAVLALEEGERGILSTFWGADGNLGDLLLQPAGGSAMPASEETVRLKKHTVHMAGNEIFKHAVLRMQESAEEALKLAGLTAADVDLYIPHQANTRIIDATIKRAGIPREKTYINIDRIANISAATIPIAMDEAWKEGRLKEGDNLLMTAFGAGLTWAGVAVRM; this is encoded by the coding sequence TGATGACCAATGAAGACTGGTCCCGCCTGGTGGATACCAGTGACGAGTGGATCACCAGCCGCACGGGAATCAAAGAACGTCATTTTGCCGCGGACAACGAGGCCACTTCGGACCTGGTCGCCAAAGCGTGCCAGAAGGCGGTTGCGGATGCCGGGTTGGAACTGACGGATATCGACACCTTGATTGTGGCCACCGTGACCCCGGACACGGCGTTTCCCTCCACGGCCAATTGGGCTCAGAAAAAGATGGGCATTCCGCCCATCCCCTCCTTTGATATCGGCGCCGCCTGCTCCGGGTTCCTGTACGGCCTGATCGTGGCCCAGAGCCTGTTGCTGACCGGAGCCTCCAGGCGCATCCTGGTGTCCGGCGCTGAGGTGCTTTCGCGCATGATGAACTGGGAAGACCGCAACACATGCGTGTTGTTTGGAGACGGGGCCGGGGCCGCAGTTCTGGCGCTGGAAGAGGGAGAGCGCGGAATCCTCTCGACTTTCTGGGGCGCCGACGGCAACCTGGGCGACCTGCTTTTGCAGCCCGCCGGCGGCAGCGCCATGCCCGCCAGTGAAGAAACGGTACGCCTGAAAAAACACACCGTGCACATGGCGGGAAACGAGATCTTTAAGCATGCCGTGCTGCGCATGCAGGAATCCGCCGAAGAGGCCCTGAAGCTTGCCGGCCTGACCGCGGCGGACGTCGACCTCTATATCCCCCACCAGGCCAACACGCGCATTATCGACGCCACCATCAAGCGCGCCGGTATCCCCCGCGAAAAAACATATATCAATATCGATCGCATCGCCAATATCTCCGCCGCAACCATTCCCATCGCCATGGATGAAGCCTGGAAAGAAGGACGCCTGAAAGAAGGCGACAACCTGCTCATGACCGCTTTCGGAGCGGGCCTTACCTGGGCCGGCGTCGCCGTGCGCATGTAG